From Pseudomonas alcaligenes, a single genomic window includes:
- a CDS encoding spermidine synthase yields the protein MSDLHEERVLEEVRDEFGLIRVLEVGDYRFLEFGEAIEQSCTYTRDPSWLEYDYTRAMLIGALCHAAPESALFLGLGAGNLTQACLRFLPLEDVEAIELRPEVPRLAMQYLGLADDPRLYIRIGDALELLASAESADLIFVDLYTDTGPAAGHLAWRFLENCQKRLNPGGWLIINQWGTDDGRPLGAALLRGLYHRHYWEIPVKEGNVILLVPAGLEQPLELDALTARAEALKGQLGYSLQSLLDVLRPAS from the coding sequence ATGAGCGATCTGCACGAGGAACGCGTGCTGGAGGAAGTGCGCGACGAGTTCGGTCTGATCCGCGTGCTGGAGGTGGGCGATTACCGCTTCCTCGAATTCGGCGAGGCGATCGAGCAGAGCTGCACCTATACCCGCGACCCGAGCTGGCTGGAGTACGACTACACCCGCGCCATGCTGATCGGCGCGCTGTGCCATGCGGCGCCGGAGTCGGCGCTGTTCCTCGGCCTGGGCGCCGGCAACCTGACCCAGGCCTGCCTGCGTTTTCTGCCGCTGGAGGATGTCGAGGCCATCGAGCTGCGTCCGGAAGTGCCGCGCCTGGCCATGCAATACCTGGGGCTGGCCGACGACCCGCGCCTGTATATCCGCATCGGCGATGCCCTGGAGCTGCTGGCCAGCGCCGAATCGGCCGACCTGATCTTCGTCGACCTGTACACCGACACCGGGCCGGCGGCCGGCCATCTGGCCTGGCGCTTCCTGGAGAATTGCCAGAAGCGCCTCAATCCCGGCGGCTGGCTGATCATCAACCAGTGGGGCACCGACGACGGCCGCCCGCTCGGTGCCGCACTGCTGCGCGGCCTGTACCACCGGCACTACTGGGAGATCCCGGTGAAGGAGGGCAACGTCATCCTGCTGGTGCCGGCCGGGCTGGAACAGCCGCTCGAGCTGGACGCGCTGACGGCCCGCGCCGAGGCGCTCAAGGGCCAGCTGGGCTACTCCCTGCAGTCGCTGCTGGATGTGCTGCGCCCGGCCAGTTGA
- a CDS encoding sulfite exporter TauE/SafE family protein, with product MAYAPFALGGFILLAYTLEAITGFGSIVIALSLGALLLPIDQLLPVLVPLNICMTGFLVSRHWRLIDRRLLLGMILPGMALGTLLGYLLLPYLDAVSLKRGFGVLILWFAGRELWRLQRKAPPREHTPNWVMRLATTAAGICHGLFASGGPLLVFALATTTLDKARLRATLVSVWFTLNSLLTLAFLLDGRLAPALPQVLTYAPLLLVGVWLGERLHHLVDERHFRIAIYALLLVTGTLLLVGP from the coding sequence ATGGCCTACGCCCCTTTCGCCCTGGGTGGCTTTATCCTGCTGGCCTACACCCTGGAAGCCATCACCGGCTTCGGCAGCATTGTTATCGCCCTGTCGCTTGGCGCCCTGTTGCTGCCGATCGACCAGCTGCTGCCGGTGCTGGTGCCGCTGAACATCTGCATGACCGGCTTCCTGGTCAGCCGCCACTGGCGCCTGATCGACCGCCGCCTGCTGCTGGGCATGATCCTGCCGGGCATGGCCCTCGGCACTCTGCTCGGTTACCTGCTGCTGCCGTACCTGGACGCCGTCTCGCTCAAGCGCGGCTTCGGCGTGCTCATCCTGTGGTTCGCTGGCCGCGAGCTGTGGCGCCTGCAGCGCAAGGCACCGCCACGCGAGCACACGCCGAACTGGGTGATGCGCCTGGCCACCACCGCCGCCGGCATCTGCCACGGCCTGTTCGCCTCCGGCGGGCCGCTGCTGGTGTTCGCCCTGGCCACCACCACGCTGGACAAGGCACGCCTGCGCGCCACCCTGGTCAGCGTCTGGTTCACCTTGAACAGCCTGCTGACCCTGGCCTTCCTGCTCGACGGTCGCCTGGCCCCGGCCCTGCCCCAGGTGCTGACCTACGCCCCGCTGCTGCTGGTTGGCGTGTGGCTGGGCGAGCGCCTGCACCACCTGGTCGACGAACGTCATTTCCGCATCGCCATCTACGCCCTGCTGCTGGTCACCGGCACGTTGCTGTTGGTAGGCCCTTGA
- a CDS encoding AraC family transcriptional regulator, producing MSSTPSVTVHYAQAILQAAERLALPLPAELRELGGEARIPLARQDRLWEAFCVAANDPLIGLRLGCALQVGHLDMVGALLMSCETVGEALEALLEYYPIIGEGGEFSLHAEGQQVSLRYQEHYQVRQEERTEAVLASLLHMARWITGNKVNPLLLCFQHAPRGAEALYAEQLGCPLRFSAGQNALVFTVSDLQLPLIQANAPMCAHLRDLADSLLERLGAQSLSVRVQQLLRAQPRWGKERIAEQLDLSGRHLNRKLAEEGSSYRLLREQVLYRMAEQLLREEPRLAEVAERLGFSDESAFAKAFRRWSGMTPGQFRQEGGR from the coding sequence ATGAGTAGTACGCCTTCCGTCACCGTTCACTATGCCCAGGCCATCCTTCAGGCGGCTGAGCGCCTGGCCCTGCCGTTGCCGGCCGAGCTGCGCGAGCTGGGGGGCGAGGCGCGCATCCCGCTGGCCCGCCAGGACAGGCTGTGGGAGGCCTTCTGTGTGGCGGCGAACGACCCGCTGATTGGTCTGCGCCTGGGCTGTGCCCTGCAGGTCGGTCACCTGGACATGGTCGGCGCGCTGCTGATGAGCTGCGAGACGGTCGGCGAGGCCCTGGAGGCCCTGCTCGAGTACTACCCGATCATCGGCGAGGGTGGTGAATTCAGCCTGCACGCCGAGGGTCAGCAGGTCAGCCTGCGCTACCAGGAGCACTATCAGGTGCGCCAGGAAGAACGCACCGAGGCGGTGCTGGCCAGCCTGCTGCACATGGCGCGCTGGATCACCGGCAACAAGGTCAACCCGCTGCTGCTGTGCTTCCAGCATGCGCCACGCGGTGCCGAGGCGTTGTATGCCGAACAGCTGGGCTGCCCGCTGCGTTTCAGCGCCGGGCAGAATGCCCTGGTGTTCACCGTCAGCGATCTGCAACTGCCGCTGATCCAGGCCAATGCACCGATGTGCGCCCATCTGCGCGACCTGGCCGACAGCCTGCTCGAACGCCTCGGTGCACAGAGCCTGAGCGTGCGTGTGCAACAGCTGCTGCGCGCGCAGCCGCGCTGGGGCAAGGAGCGCATCGCCGAGCAGCTCGACCTCAGTGGCCGCCACCTCAACCGCAAGCTGGCCGAGGAGGGTAGCTCCTACCGCCTGCTGCGCGAGCAGGTGCTGTACCGCATGGCCGAGCAACTGCTGCGCGAGGAACCGCGCCTGGCCGAAGTGGCCGAGCGCCTTGGCTTCTCCGACGAGAGCGCCTTCGCCAAGGCCTTCCGCCGCTGGAGCGGGATGACCCCGGGGCAGTTTCGCCAGGAGGGCGGGCGATGA
- a CDS encoding SDR family NAD(P)-dependent oxidoreductase: protein MRVVMITGAASGLGWELAKACHARGDSLLLTDIDAAGLAARVAELNSERVEALSGDITDPALHQQLVDACRTVFGRLDLLINNAGITHRSPTVRTDPAVLRKVMAVDYHAPLELTLSALPLLRESRGQVAAIGSMAGWMPVLGRAGYCAAKSALSQAFEVLRAEIARDGIHLLMVYPSFLDTPIDRNALGADGKPAGHARSTIGKVRSAADMATQLLNALARRQQRLFPDRGSWLASLLWRIAPAVYYRQMSRRFAGELG from the coding sequence ATGCGCGTCGTCATGATCACCGGCGCCGCCAGCGGCCTGGGCTGGGAGCTGGCCAAGGCCTGCCATGCCCGCGGCGATAGCCTGCTGCTCACCGATATCGACGCCGCCGGCCTGGCCGCGCGCGTGGCCGAACTGAACAGCGAGCGGGTCGAGGCGCTGTCCGGTGACATCACCGACCCGGCGCTGCACCAGCAACTGGTCGACGCCTGCCGCACGGTATTCGGCCGCCTCGATCTGCTGATCAACAATGCCGGCATCACCCATCGCTCGCCGACCGTGCGTACCGACCCGGCCGTGCTGCGCAAGGTCATGGCGGTGGACTACCACGCGCCGCTGGAGCTGACCCTCAGCGCACTGCCGCTGCTGCGCGAAAGTCGCGGCCAGGTCGCCGCCATCGGCTCCATGGCCGGCTGGATGCCGGTGCTCGGGCGCGCCGGCTACTGCGCGGCGAAAAGCGCCCTGAGCCAGGCCTTCGAAGTGCTGCGCGCAGAAATCGCCCGCGACGGTATCCATCTGCTGATGGTCTACCCGAGCTTTCTCGACACGCCGATCGACCGCAACGCCCTCGGCGCCGACGGCAAGCCGGCCGGCCACGCGCGCTCGACCATCGGCAAGGTGCGCTCCGCTGCCGACATGGCCACCCAGCTGCTGAATGCCCTGGCGCGGCGCCAGCAGCGCCTGTTCCCTGATCGCGGTAGCTGGCTGGCCAGCCTGCTCTGGCGCATCGCCCCGGCCGTCTACTACCGGCAGATGAGCCGCCGCTTCGCCGGGGAGCTGGGTTGA
- a CDS encoding transporter substrate-binding domain-containing protein, whose protein sequence is MRAWQAALLTLLALSTTRTAMAGSLGMIRLDTSQEPPYQLMLDGQLSGLSVQVLDCIFNHLQQPHDIQLTSWKRAKHNVSTQLSEGFFSSTPDAEAEAFAQLSAPLLIEKWYWYATDPHVLNRPPWDPQLRIGAVLGSNTLAWLESRGIHVQQTVPRLEQLILLLQRGRLDMILADQEVMNTALATLRDAPSLEQRFVRYSPLGVYFSRPYLESHAGFLGAFNQQVQNCAPDGSPLSQLERHHLAQLVRLHLQRWGQSPQLLDNLRRSGGSALAPAAIEQLDRQWRDELGSAQQPLIERIRRQPASALLAGIHRQYAPLFNELFLTDRQGLISAMSEPTSDYWQGDEAKFSKTRQLQPNQLLIEAIAYDGSTQSFQVHVSAPLYEPGQKELLGILTLGINIETAFGESHP, encoded by the coding sequence ATGCGCGCTTGGCAGGCCGCACTACTGACCCTGCTCGCCCTGAGCACCACCCGCACCGCCATGGCCGGCTCGCTGGGCATGATCCGCCTCGACACCAGTCAGGAGCCGCCCTACCAACTGATGCTCGACGGCCAGCTCAGCGGCCTCTCGGTACAGGTGCTGGACTGCATCTTCAACCACCTGCAGCAGCCCCACGACATCCAGCTGACCTCCTGGAAGCGCGCCAAGCACAACGTCAGCACCCAGCTTTCCGAAGGTTTCTTCAGTTCCACGCCGGACGCCGAGGCCGAAGCCTTCGCCCAGCTCTCCGCGCCACTGCTGATCGAGAAGTGGTACTGGTACGCCACCGACCCGCACGTGCTCAACCGCCCGCCCTGGGATCCACAGCTGCGCATCGGCGCGGTGCTCGGCAGCAACACCCTGGCCTGGCTGGAAAGCCGCGGCATCCACGTGCAACAGACAGTGCCGCGCCTGGAACAGCTGATCCTGCTCCTGCAGCGCGGGCGCCTCGACATGATCCTGGCCGACCAGGAAGTGATGAACACCGCCCTCGCCACCCTGCGCGACGCGCCCAGCCTGGAGCAGCGCTTCGTGCGCTACAGCCCGCTCGGCGTCTACTTCTCGCGCCCCTACCTGGAGAGCCATGCCGGTTTTCTCGGTGCCTTCAACCAGCAGGTGCAGAACTGCGCCCCGGACGGCTCGCCCCTGAGCCAGCTGGAACGCCACCACCTCGCGCAGCTGGTGCGCCTGCACCTGCAGCGCTGGGGCCAGAGCCCGCAGCTGCTCGACAACCTGCGCCGCAGCGGCGGCTCGGCGCTCGCACCGGCCGCCATCGAGCAGCTCGACCGGCAGTGGCGCGACGAACTCGGCAGCGCGCAGCAGCCGCTGATCGAGCGCATCCGCCGGCAGCCGGCATCGGCCCTGCTGGCCGGCATCCATCGCCAGTACGCACCGCTGTTCAACGAGCTGTTTCTCACCGATCGCCAGGGCCTGATCAGCGCCATGAGCGAACCCACCAGCGACTACTGGCAAGGCGACGAAGCCAAGTTCAGCAAGACCCGCCAGCTACAGCCCAACCAGCTGCTGATCGAGGCCATTGCCTACGACGGCTCGACCCAGAGCTTCCAGGTACACGTCAGCGCGCCGCTTTACGAGCCCGGACAGAAGGAGCTGCTCGGCATCCTCACCCTGGGCATCAATATCGAGACTGCCTTCGGCGAGAGCCACCCCTAA
- a CDS encoding NAD(P)/FAD-dependent oxidoreductase: MHAIIGAGPMGLAAARQLQRHGIPFVGFELHRDVGGLWDIDNPHSTMYHSAHLISSKGTTEFSEFSMAQDVPPYPSHRQVGQYFRDYASHFGLRQHYQFGTRVIRLERLDRGWRLVSECAGRQREWQFDGVLIANGTLHTPNQPALPGDFAGELLHSSAYKSAELFAGKRVLIVGCGNSACDIAVDAVHRAASVDLSVRRGYHFLPKFILGRPADTFGGAIRLPRRLKQLIDGLLVRALVGKPSQYGLPDPDYRLYEAHPVLNSLVLHHLGHGDIQPRGDIRAVSGTTVTFANGEQADYDLILQATGYQLDYPFIDRSELNWPQGSDAPQLYLNVFHPEHADLFMLGMVEASGLGWQGRAEQAELVALAIRQQQADSAAARRFRQQVRAGCAQRLDGGYAYLALPRMAYYVHKDSYRRAVLKHCAELRQGLAPATPILPPEHLDASRQS; this comes from the coding sequence ATGCACGCCATTATCGGTGCCGGCCCCATGGGGCTGGCCGCTGCCCGCCAGTTGCAGCGCCATGGTATCCCCTTCGTCGGCTTCGAGCTGCATCGGGATGTCGGTGGCCTGTGGGACATCGACAACCCGCACAGCACCATGTACCACTCGGCGCACCTGATCTCCTCCAAGGGCACCACCGAGTTCAGCGAGTTTTCCATGGCACAGGACGTGCCTCCCTATCCCTCGCACCGCCAGGTTGGCCAGTACTTTCGCGACTACGCCAGCCATTTCGGCCTGCGCCAGCACTACCAGTTCGGCACCCGGGTGATCCGCCTGGAGCGCCTCGATCGCGGCTGGCGCCTGGTCAGCGAGTGCGCCGGGCGCCAGCGCGAGTGGCAGTTCGACGGCGTACTGATCGCCAATGGCACCCTGCACACGCCCAACCAGCCGGCCCTGCCGGGTGACTTCGCCGGCGAGCTGCTGCACTCCAGCGCCTACAAATCTGCCGAGCTGTTCGCCGGCAAGCGCGTGCTGATAGTCGGCTGCGGCAACTCGGCCTGCGACATCGCGGTGGACGCCGTGCACCGCGCCGCTTCGGTCGACCTGTCGGTGCGTCGCGGCTACCACTTCCTGCCCAAGTTCATCCTCGGTCGCCCGGCCGACACCTTCGGCGGCGCCATCCGCCTGCCGCGCCGGCTCAAGCAGCTGATCGACGGCCTGCTGGTGCGCGCCCTGGTCGGCAAGCCCTCGCAATACGGCCTGCCCGACCCGGACTACCGCCTGTACGAAGCCCACCCGGTGCTCAACTCGCTGGTGCTGCACCACCTCGGCCACGGCGATATCCAGCCGCGTGGCGATATCCGTGCGGTCAGCGGCACTACCGTGACCTTCGCCAATGGCGAGCAGGCCGACTACGACCTGATCCTGCAGGCCACCGGCTACCAGCTCGACTATCCGTTCATCGACCGTAGCGAACTGAACTGGCCCCAGGGCAGCGACGCCCCGCAGCTCTACCTCAACGTGTTCCACCCGGAGCACGCCGACCTGTTCATGCTCGGCATGGTCGAGGCCTCGGGCCTGGGCTGGCAGGGCCGCGCCGAGCAGGCCGAACTGGTGGCCCTGGCGATCCGCCAGCAGCAGGCCGACAGCGCCGCCGCCCGACGCTTTCGCCAGCAGGTGCGGGCCGGCTGCGCGCAGCGCCTGGACGGCGGCTACGCCTACCTGGCGCTGCCGCGCATGGCCTATTACGTACACAAGGACAGCTACCGCCGCGCCGTGCTCAAACACTGCGCCGAACTGCGCCAGGGGCTCGCCCCCGCCACCCCGATCCTGCCGCCGGAGCACCTCGATGCCAGCCGTCAATCTTGA
- a CDS encoding class III extradiol ring-cleavage dioxygenase, with translation MLPSLYISHGSPMLALQPGASGPALSRLAAALPRPRAILMVSAHWESPELLLGSASHPATWHDFGGFPAALYAVQYPAPGSPELAAQAQQLLAAADLPARLDDQRPLDHGAWVPLSLMYPAADIPVVQLSLPSHLGPALQTRVGQALRSLREQGVLLIGSGSITHNLGELDWRAGPEVITPWAKEFRDWMVEKLQADDEAALHDYRQQAPHARRNHPSDEHLLPLYFARGAGGTFHIEHSGFTYGALGMDIYSFA, from the coding sequence GTGCTACCCAGTCTCTATATCTCCCACGGCTCCCCCATGCTGGCCCTGCAACCCGGTGCCAGCGGCCCGGCCCTGTCGCGTCTGGCCGCAGCCCTGCCCCGACCGCGCGCCATCCTGATGGTTTCCGCCCACTGGGAAAGCCCCGAACTGCTGCTTGGCAGCGCCAGCCACCCGGCCACCTGGCACGACTTCGGCGGCTTTCCCGCCGCGCTCTACGCCGTGCAATACCCCGCTCCCGGCTCGCCGGAGCTGGCGGCGCAGGCCCAGCAGCTGCTCGCTGCCGCCGACCTGCCGGCCCGCCTCGATGACCAACGCCCGCTGGATCACGGCGCCTGGGTGCCGCTATCGCTGATGTACCCCGCAGCCGACATCCCCGTGGTGCAGCTGTCACTGCCCAGCCATCTCGGCCCGGCCCTGCAGACCCGCGTCGGCCAGGCCCTGCGCAGCCTGCGCGAGCAGGGCGTGCTGTTGATCGGCTCGGGCAGCATCACCCACAACCTCGGCGAGCTGGATTGGCGCGCCGGCCCGGAAGTCATCACCCCCTGGGCCAAGGAATTCCGCGACTGGATGGTGGAGAAGCTGCAGGCCGACGACGAAGCCGCCCTGCACGACTACCGCCAGCAGGCGCCGCACGCCCGGCGCAACCACCCCTCGGACGAACACCTGCTGCCGTTGTACTTCGCCCGCGGTGCCGGCGGCACCTTCCACATCGAGCACAGTGGCTTCACCTATGGCGCCCTGGGCATGGACATCTACAGTTTCGCCTGA
- a CDS encoding bile acid:sodium symporter family protein → MPAVNLEFSPTAMIALNAIIALMMFGVSLELRADDFSRILRAPKAPLIGLLVQFVLLPASTCLLTMLLPIEPSLALGMLLVSTCPSGTFSNIMTWLGRGNVAVSASVTAVSSLSAGIFTPLNFALYAGLNPQTRPLLTAISVDPLELLAMVLLVLLLPMLAGMLLGKRRPQLARRLEKPLRHFSLLVLLAFVGGALSKNFSQFVEHFHLFFWLVVGLNAMALLLGYLCARLWRLPDADVRAVTLETGIHNSALGMALIFTFFPQAGGMLLIAAFWGCWQLFAGLVLALLWARRPPAEAAGGLAQGNH, encoded by the coding sequence ATGCCAGCCGTCAATCTTGAGTTCTCGCCGACGGCGATGATCGCCCTCAATGCCATCATCGCCCTGATGATGTTCGGCGTGTCGCTGGAGCTGCGCGCCGACGACTTCAGCCGCATCCTGCGCGCGCCCAAGGCGCCGCTGATCGGCCTGCTGGTGCAGTTCGTCCTGCTGCCGGCCAGCACCTGCCTGCTGACCATGCTGCTGCCGATCGAGCCGAGCCTGGCCCTGGGCATGCTGCTGGTCTCCACCTGCCCGAGCGGCACCTTCTCCAACATCATGACCTGGCTGGGGCGCGGCAACGTCGCCGTGTCGGCCAGCGTCACCGCCGTGTCGAGCCTCAGCGCCGGGATCTTCACCCCGCTCAACTTCGCCCTGTACGCCGGGCTCAACCCGCAGACCCGACCGCTGCTGACCGCCATCAGCGTCGACCCGCTGGAGCTGCTGGCCATGGTGCTGCTGGTTCTGCTGCTGCCGATGCTGGCCGGCATGCTGCTCGGCAAGCGCCGCCCGCAGCTGGCACGGCGCCTGGAAAAACCGCTGCGGCACTTCTCCCTGCTGGTGCTGCTGGCCTTCGTCGGCGGCGCCCTGAGCAAGAACTTCAGCCAGTTCGTCGAGCACTTCCACCTGTTTTTCTGGCTGGTGGTCGGCCTCAACGCCATGGCCCTGCTGCTCGGCTACCTGTGCGCGCGACTCTGGCGCCTACCGGATGCCGACGTGCGCGCGGTGACCCTGGAAACCGGCATCCACAACTCGGCACTGGGCATGGCGCTGATCTTCACCTTCTTCCCGCAGGCCGGCGGCATGCTGCTGATTGCCGCCTTCTGGGGCTGCTGGCAGCTGTTCGCCGGTCTGGTGCTGGCCCTGCTGTGGGCGCGCCGGCCGCCGGCCGAAGCAGCTGGCGGCCTGGCGCAGGGGAACCACTGA
- a CDS encoding DEAD/DEAH box helicase, translated as MTQEVTGTFADLGLHPSILAALTAVGYEEPSPIQAQAIPMILAGHDMIGQAQTGTGKTAAFALPILSKIDPAKREPQALILAPTRELALQVATAFETYSKQMPGLNVVAVYGGAPMGPQLKALRMGAQVVVATPGRLVDHLSRNEQLLSTIRHLVLDEADEMLKLGFMDDLEVIFQAMPESRQSVLFSATLPHSIREIAEKHLREPKHVKIAAKTQTVSRIEQAHLMIHADQKINAVTRLLEVEEFDALIAFVRTKQATLDLAAALEAKGYKAAALNGDIAQNQRERVIESLKDGRLDIVVATDVAARGIDVPRITHVLNVDMPYDPESYVHRIGRTGRAGRDGRALLLVTPRERRMLQVIERVTGQKVGEVKLPSPQQVLDARIKKLTTGLTPLVADAEASHGELLDRLIADIGCSPRALAAALLKKATNGQALDLSSVEREQPLVPSVGAPRERRERDGDRPERSGERGEFQRRPMTAPSEGKVRCRTALGTRDGIAAKNLLGAILNEGGLQRDAIGRIQIRETFSLVELPEDGLDRLLGKLKDTRVAGKALKLRRYRED; from the coding sequence ATGACCCAGGAAGTAACCGGCACTTTCGCCGATCTCGGCCTTCATCCTTCCATTCTCGCTGCACTGACCGCAGTCGGTTACGAAGAGCCGTCCCCCATTCAGGCCCAGGCGATCCCGATGATCCTTGCCGGCCACGACATGATCGGCCAGGCCCAGACCGGTACCGGCAAGACCGCTGCCTTCGCCCTGCCGATCCTGTCCAAGATCGACCCGGCCAAGCGTGAACCGCAGGCGCTGATCCTCGCGCCGACCCGCGAGCTGGCCCTGCAGGTGGCCACCGCGTTCGAAACCTACTCCAAGCAGATGCCCGGCCTGAATGTGGTCGCGGTCTACGGCGGCGCGCCCATGGGCCCGCAGCTCAAGGCCCTGCGCATGGGCGCCCAGGTAGTCGTGGCCACTCCGGGCCGCCTGGTCGACCACTTGAGCCGCAACGAGCAGCTGCTGTCGACCATCCGCCACCTGGTGCTGGACGAAGCGGACGAGATGCTCAAGCTGGGCTTCATGGATGACCTGGAAGTGATCTTCCAGGCCATGCCGGAAAGCCGCCAGAGCGTGCTGTTCTCCGCCACCCTGCCGCACTCGATCCGCGAGATCGCCGAGAAGCACCTGCGCGAGCCCAAGCACGTCAAGATCGCGGCCAAGACTCAGACCGTCTCGCGCATCGAGCAGGCCCATCTGATGATCCACGCCGATCAGAAGATCAACGCCGTTACCCGTCTGCTGGAAGTGGAAGAGTTCGACGCGCTGATCGCCTTCGTGCGTACCAAGCAGGCCACCCTGGATCTGGCCGCTGCCCTGGAAGCCAAAGGTTACAAGGCTGCCGCGCTGAACGGCGACATCGCCCAGAACCAGCGTGAGCGGGTAATCGAGTCGCTCAAGGATGGTCGTCTGGACATCGTTGTCGCCACCGACGTGGCTGCCCGTGGTATCGACGTACCGCGCATCACCCACGTGCTCAACGTCGACATGCCGTATGACCCAGAGTCCTACGTGCACCGTATCGGCCGTACCGGCCGTGCCGGCCGCGACGGCCGTGCCCTGCTGCTGGTAACCCCGCGCGAGCGCCGCATGCTGCAGGTGATTGAGCGCGTTACCGGGCAGAAGGTCGGCGAGGTCAAGCTGCCCAGCCCGCAACAGGTTCTGGATGCGCGCATCAAGAAGCTCACCACTGGCCTCACCCCGCTGGTGGCCGATGCCGAAGCCAGCCATGGCGAACTGCTCGACCGCCTGATCGCCGATATCGGCTGCAGCCCGCGTGCCCTGGCCGCGGCCCTGCTGAAGAAGGCCACCAACGGCCAGGCTCTGGATCTGTCCAGCGTCGAGCGTGAGCAGCCGCTGGTGCCGAGCGTCGGTGCCCCGCGTGAGCGTCGCGAGCGTGACGGTGATCGTCCGGAGCGCAGCGGCGAGCGTGGCGAGTTCCAGCGCCGGCCGATGACCGCGCCGAGCGAAGGCAAGGTGCGCTGCCGCACCGCCCTGGGTACCCGCGACGGCATCGCCGCGAAGAACCTGCTGGGAGCGATCCTCAACGAGGGTGGCCTGCAGCGTGACGCGATCGGCCGCATCCAGATCCGCGAGACCTTCAGCCTGGTGGAACTGCCGGAAGACGGCCTCGACCGCCTGCTCGGCAAGCTCAAGGACACCCGCGTTGCCGGCAAGGCCCTGAAGCTGCGCCGTTACCGCGAGGATTGA